ACTAAGCTGAAAATGGAGTATGATATATGCCTTCCAGAAGAGCATTGGATGTGTGGTAATCCTTCATATGTTTTTTGTTCTTATAACAATAAAGTATTCTGTGTATATAAAGGTTACTTAACTGAAGAGGTGGATGGGTATGTTAAAATAGATCATTATAAAGCTAATGAGGTTAATGTTTTTGGGGAAGATGATCATATGGGAACCATGATGTTTGACGCTATTGAAGGGCGTTATCTTAGTATGGCATGTAAAAACACGGAGCTTGAAATAGAAACTACAAAAAATAAAGCGTGGTATAAAATTAAAGGCACCGAACAATACGTTTTAGCTCAAGATTGTAGTAAAATCATAAAAAAAATAAAAGATGATGTGGTTTTCAATAAAGTTGAAAATGTTGATGTTCCTATAAAAGCGGGTCAAATTATTGGCGCTCTTGGTGCTTATGAATCTGATTTTCGAAAGTCCTACAAAACACTGCATTTGGAAGTATTTACAGATGATGAAAACTTAAAAGATTTTATAAATAATACGAAAGATAAGTCTAAAATCGCTTTTGAGGTAAACAAAGGTAAAAAGCTGCAACAGGGAAAGCCTTGCGATTTTTTAAAAGCAAATACCAAAGTCAAAATTTTTAAATCTGATGGGGATTACACGCAAATCGGATTTGAAGATGAAACCACCGTTGTGCCTTATGCAGTATTGAATGATAAAAATAAAAAAACGAAAACCTATGTCAATGGCGTTAAAGTAAGGAACAATGTTTACACTATTAAGGAGGCGGATTTTGACGAAATCAATTTAAAATTAAACCATGTCTTGCCAGATAAAAAGGCTGAAGTCTATTATATAAATAAAACAGGAGCAGACAATGTCAACAGAACCATAGGTTATGGCATGAAATACTCAGGAAAAAAGTTTTGGGTAAAATCTGAGGAGTTAACAGGAGGTATTAATAACTGGAAAGATTTAAGTACACCTATTAATATGGTGTTTGAAAACAAGCCTAGTGATCATTCTGAAACAGTTGAGGTACTAAAAACCTCAAAAGTAAGAAAAACAGCAGAAGCTAAAGATAGCCAAGGCGTGTTGTGGTGGCATGTTAAAACAAAACAGGAATCTGGTTGGGTTAAAAAAAGTGAACTAACAGAAAAGAACCCTTATAATTGGTCAGATTTCGGCTGGAAGATCCTGGATAATACCGGCGACCAATATTTTTACATGTTTGGGGAGTTTGTAGAGAAAAGTAGTCCACATGCCTTCGTGGAAGACATCTGGAAGCAAGCCGATACTAATGGCGATCGGGTGTTGTCTAATTTCGAGCTGCAACAAGTGATGCAAAATAAAGACCACTTAGAGGCAATATCTAAGCTTGTTTGTAAGCATGAAAGTGAATGGAACATGCGAGCGAAACTCGAAAAGTTCGAAACGGAACTCCAAGCTCTTTTTGAAAAAGGGATTAATGAAGCCGAAGGCACCGACACCGAAGGTAACGACCTCAAACAAAAGTTAGAAACCCAGCGGGATCAAAAAATAGAGGTCTTAAAAGATAAGATAGAAAGTTTATGCTTCTGGGATGAGATAAAAACAGGTGATTTAACCCCGAAAGAAGAACGCAAACAACAATATATCGTTGCTCATCGCAAGCACAGTCCCAGTTTCAGAATTACCGATGAGCTCAATTCCGAAGAGCAAAACCTAGCGAACGATTTCGAACAGTTAGAAGAACAACTTGTAAAACGACAATTTCCTAAGGACTCTAATGTGTATCATTTTCATCCAATTGCTTTTGTGGAGCAAATGAAGGTGATTGTTGGGAAAGAAGATATTGATTTGTCGGATCCAGATAAGTGGATGTCACAATTTGATAATCCGGTTAATCCTAGTCAGGCCTGTTATAGGACTAGTGTTATTGTTGTTGGTAGATTTGGTGCTACTTCAGGAGGATTAGGGGTAAAATTAGAAAAGAGGTATGAAAACGGAACGAATCAATGGAGTAATGTTATTCAAGCTGTTGTACAAATGCCAGATGGGGTTTTAAAAAACACAGAATATACGGAAGAAGCTATAAAGTATTTAGATCATGAATTAGAAGGAGGACGTCCTATTGTAATTGGGGTGGATAGAGAGGCTAATAAAACATATAACAAGGATAACACCACCGAACATTTTATAGTTATAACAGGTAGAAAGTCAGATGAAAATGGTTTGTATTATAGGTTTTTTGAGGTTGGAACATTAGCTCAGAATAAAGAAATAAAAGGTGTAAACCCGAACAATAGACTTTACTTACAGGATAATTTTAGATTGGTTGGTAATAAGCCAGTGTCAAATAAGAAATATACATTAACTCAAGTAAGAAAAAATAAGATATGAAACGAATAGGTTTATTAATTTTGATCGTGTTAGTCTTGTTTTCATGTGAAAATAGAAGGACTAATAAAGAAATTAATGTCTATGATGATAAAGATAATGCTTTAGAGAAAGTAGATTTAACATTGTCTAGAGTTCGAGAAAATGAAGTCTTTAATAAAACCTTCTTTTTAGTAACTAAAACAGATTCTTTAGATATATTATATCATTATTGTGATGCGGAAATAAATACTATTAAAGTTTTTAAGGACTCCGTTTGGGAAAACTTCGGACAAGAAGAATATACTATGATTGTAAAAGATGTAGTCTCTAGTGATAAAAGAATAATAGTTAAAGGAAGAGAAAGACATCAAAAAGCTAATGAAAATTATGTTTTTAAATTGATTAATAGAAATAAAGGATACTGGAGTATTAATGATAAAATTTATATTGATAGTTTAAATGTTGGCCAAATTAGTGAAGTATGGCAGCCTTATAAAGATTGTTGGGAAGATGAAATGGTATATGTTGCTGAGTTAATAATAAGTAAAAACCCGACTAACCCAATACCGTATCTTAATTTGGGTGACTATTATTGGCAATCTCAGGATGTTGTGAAATCAAGAGAAAGTTATAGGAATTATATAAATTATATGAAGCTCATAGGAAAAGAGAATAAAATAGAGAAAAAAGCTTTTCTTAGGTTGGAATAATATATAAGAATTAGAATTGCCCGATAGCGCAGACTTATAGTCCGAAAGAAGAACGCAAACAACAATATATCGTTGCTCATCGCAAGCACAATCCTAGTTTCAGAATTACCGATGACCTCACTTCCGAAGAGCAAAACCTAGCGAACGATTTCGAACAGTTAGAAGAACAACGTGTAAAACGACAATTTCTTAAGGACTCTAATGTGTATCATTTTCATCCGATTGCTTTTGTGGAGCAGATGAAGATGATGGTTGGGAAAGTTTATAAAAAAGGAGATAAAGGTTCAGAAAAAGGAAAAATACTTCAAGAGATAAATATTCGATTGGCAGGTTTTGGTGGAAATGTGCCCGACGAAGACTTTACAGAACGCACAGAGAAAACAGTAATTCAATTTCAAAAAGATTATATGAAAATTGCGCCGACTGGGATTGTTGATAATGAAACTATAATAGCTATTGATGAGTTTTCGGAAAAATGGTTAGAAAATATAATTACTTATAAATGTCTATGTCACACACCTAGTTCAAAAGTTTCATTGAATAATAGATGTACTGGTTATGGTAAGGGCGGTAAAAATGAACACCCTGGTATGCATAGAAGTCTATTATGGAGCATAAGCGCCTTAAAATTTTATTTGTCTGAACAAAAAAAATATGCATATTCGAACACTTCTGCAGGTTATAGATGTTGGGCACATAATAACTCGATCCCAAGAAAATCAACAAATCATATGGGGAAAGCAGTAGATATACAATATTATGAGAACGGCAATAAAATAAGGTCGAAAAAGCTATCTAATCTTGTGCCATTAAAAGAGATACGAGATAAATTTTATATAAATCACTTAAATTCAGTAGAAGGGTGGGCAGGGAGAAAGAATAATTTTAGACTAGAGCCCATTGGATTAGGGAAAGATCAATCCTATAGTTGGATCCATATGGATGTTACAAAATACGAACAGAAATATTTGACTGATAAATTTTTCGTTAAGAAACAAAGTTTAATTAAAGGAAAACCATTAAATGAATTATAAAAATAAATTATTTTATCTATTAATCTGTTTAACAACAGTATTATCGTGTAAACAATCTGTTAACGTAAATGAGTCTAAAATAGTTGAGTCTCCAGAAGTAATTGAAAAAGAAGAACCATTTGTTGTTCCTAAAAAAGATAAATCTCTTGAAAAGTGGGTAAAGCTCAGTAGTGGAACGAGGTTTGAAATTCATGAATTACCATTTTTGTTTGATTTATATTATGAGAACAATACGCCCGAAACAACATATACTTATTACAGAATTACTGATAAATTAGAAGATTTTCTGAAAAAAAGCGATTATGAAGGAGAATCATATGAGTGTTTCGTTCTGCCTTCTGTCTATAAATTTAATGTGTTTTTGGTAAACGTAGCGAGAGGTGATTCAAATTACTATCTTCTTATTTCAGCAAATTCCTATGAAATAAACGATATGCAAGAAATTGGTCATATTGGAGATGAAAATGATATAACTACATTTGATATAAATAAGGATTATATCATAAAGGTGTATAACGGATTCAGGGATGAAAAAGTTTTTTTGAAAGAATTAAATGTATCAACAAATGGAGAATTTGTTATAGCCAAATAAAAAGCCCCACAATAACTGCAGGGCTTTTAAATATTTCAATCTAAAAACTACTCGAATTTACAATCCGAAAGCAGCTTTTACTTGGTCCACATAGTCTAGTTTTTCCCAAGTGAATAATTCTACGTCTAGGGTTACACTATCACCTTGTGGCTGTGTAAAAGTTTTAGTTACCGTTTCATTTTTACGTCCCATGTGACCGTAAGCAGCGGTTTCACTGTAAATAGGCGCACGTAATTTTAAGCGTTCTTCAATAGCAAACGGGCGCATGTCAAAAATCTGACTTACTTTTTCTGCGATTTCGCCATCGGTCATGTTAAACGGACAAGTACCATAAGTGTCAATAAAAATACCCATAGGTTCTACAACACCAATGGCATAACTTACTTGCACTAAAACTTCATCGGCAACACCTGCAGCAACTAAGTTTTTGGCAATATGTCTGGTGGCATAAGCGGCACTTCTATCAACTTTACTTGGGTCTTTTCCAGAGAAAGCACCACCACCATGAGCGCCTTTTCCGCCGTAAGTATCCACAATAATTTTACGACCTGTTAATCCGGTATCACCGTGAGGACCACCAATTACAAATTTTCCAGTAGGGTTAATGTGGTATTTAATATCGTCATTAAATAACTTTTGGATCGCTTCTGGAAGTTTAGAAATCACACGTGGGATTAATATCTCCACGATATCTTTTCTAATTTTTGCTAACATCGTTTCGTCATCAGCAAAATCATCATGCTGGGTAGACACCACTATGGCTTCAATACGTTGTGGGATGTTATCATCATCATACTCAATGGTTACCTGACTTTTAGAATCTGGTCTTAAGTAAGTAATCTCGTTATTCTCACGTCTTAAATCAGCTAATTCTCTTAAAATTAAATGCGATAAATCTAAAGCTAACGGCATGAAGTTCTCCGTTTCATTAGTCGCATAGCCAAACATCATTCCCTGGTCACCAGCACCTTGTTCTTCTTTACTACCACGATCTACACCTTGGTTGATATCTTCCGATTGTTCGTGAATAGCTGATAATACACCACATGAATTTCCGTCGAACATATATTCACCTTTAGTATATCCAATTTTATTAATCGTATCACGAGCAATTTTTTGAACATCTAAATAAGTGGTCGATTTAACCTCTCCGGCAAGTACTACTTGTCCTGTTGTCACTAAGGTTTCGCATGCTACTTTTGAATCGGTATCAAAAGCTAAAAAATTATCTATTAAAGCGTCACTAATTTGATCTGCTACTTTGTCTGGATGCCCTTCAGAAACACTTTCCGAAGTGAATAAATAAGCCATAATAATTTAAATTATAGTAAGATTTGACGATAACGTCGAAGGAAGTTTACACTGCCTTTAGCATTTTTTCTTGGGTTAAGGTGTTTCATGTATTTTATGAAATTCCGTTTAACACAAAGAGGTTGCAATCAGTCAAATCTTTCCTCTGTTGTTTTGTGCCGCAAAAGTAAAAAAATAAAAGAAAATGAACAGGGCTTTTTTATTTTTTAAACAAAATATGTTGGTGGTTATATATTAATTTCGAATATTTGTTTCATCAAGATGAGAAAACAAATTATACAAGTCATTTCTATTATAGTTATTGTGATTATTTCACAAGGCTAGGGAATGCGATAATTTAAAACCTATAAATTAAAAAGCCTTCCCAAAATGGAAGGCTTTTTTTATGCACTTTTTTTCATTTTTGAACATCATAAAAATATTAATTTAAAACCTTGTTAATCAGTGGTTTAGTTTATTTTTTATGTTTGTGAATTTAACTAGAAAAAATCAAGGTTAAGTGAATTGAGGACTTAATAAATTACTTTCGGATCTTAATTTGGATTTTAAAGAGTTTTTATTAAAAAGTCTTAAAAACTTAGAATAGTGACATAAATTAAGAAAAAGCATAAAATTATTTGCAATAAATATGAAAGAACTTAATAAACATAGTAGAAGACTAACGCAAGATCAATCGCAGCCAGCATCTCAAGCCATGTTGTATGCTGTAGGATTAACTGATGAGGATATGAGCAAAGCTCAAGTTGGAATTGCTAGTACAGGCTATGATGGAAACCCGTGTAACATGCACTTAAACGGATTGAAAGATGAGGTTAAAGTAGAGTGTAATATAGCTGGTCTAGTAGGTTTAGGGTTTAATACTATTGGTGTTAGTGATGGTATTTCTATGGGAACCTCAGGGATGAATTACTCTTTGGCTTCTCGTGATATTATTGCCGATTCTATTGAAACTGTAATGAATGCACAAAGTTATGATGCGTTAATTTCTGTAGTAGGCTGTGATAAAAACATGCCAGGTGCTGTTATCGCCATGCTACGTTTAAACCGTCCGTCTATTATGATGTATGGTGGAACGATTGCTTCAGGGAAATATAAAGGGCGTAAACTAAATATTGTTTCTGCTTTTGAAGCTCTAGGACAAAAAGTAGCCGGAGAAATTGACGAAGAAGAATATAGAGAAATTATAAAAAGTGCCATTCCAGGTGCTGGAGCTTGCGGTGGTATGTACACAGCAAACACCATGGCTTCGGCGATTGAGTGTATGGGGTTTGCACTGCCTTATAACTCTTCAATTCCTGCTGAAAATCCGAATAAATTATCGGAAAGTGAAAGAACAGCACGCGCGATTAAAAATCTTTTAGAATTAGACCTAAAACCTTTAGATATCATTTCTAAAAAATCTATCGAGAATGCGATTGCTTTGGTAAACGCCCTTGGAGGATCTACTAATGCGGTACTTCACTTTTTAGCGATTGCTCATGCAGCAGATATCGATTTTACACTGGAAGATTTTCAACGTGTAAGTGATAGAACGCCATTAATTGCCGATTTAAAACCTAGTGGTAAATATTTAATGGAAGATGTTCATGGTATTGGTGGTACGCCAGCAGTTATGAAATACCTTTTAGATAACGGGTATTTATACGGCGACTGTATGACCGTAACAGGAAAAACGCTAGCTGAAAACTTAAAAGATGTAGAGCCATTAACTTTTGAAGATGATCAAGATGTGATTTTCCCTAAAGACAAGGCTTTAAAATCTTCAGGAAACTTACAAATCCTTTACGGAAACTTAGCTGAAGAAGGTGCGGTTGCAAAAATTTCTGGAAATGAAGGCTTGTTATTCGAAGGTAAAGCAGTGGTTTACGATGGTGAGCAAGCGGCAAATACAGGTATTTCAAACGGTGAAGTTGCTAAAGGTGATGTGGTTGTTATCCGTTATGTCGGACCTAAAGGTGGTCCAGGAATGCCAGAAATGCTGAAGCCAACCTCATTAATTATGGGTGCTGGTTTAGGGAAATCGGTGGCTTTAATTACCGACGGTCGTTTTTCTGGTGGAACACACGGTTTTGTAGTTGGGCATATTACGCCTGAAGCGCAAACTGGTGGGGCTATCGGACTTATTAAAACTGGAGATACTATTAGAATTAGTGCTGAAGATAACTCTATTAATGTGTTAATTTCTGAAGAAGAATTAGCACAGCGAAAAGCAGCATGGGTACAGCCAGAATTAAAACATAAAAAAGGTATTTTATATAAATATGCAAAATCGGTAGCATCGGCTTCAAAAGGTTGTGTTACAGATGCATAAGTAATGGATTTTTTCATTTCCGTGAAGTCGGAAATCTCAATAAATGGGAACTCTCAATAAATGGGAACTATGGAAACACAAACATTAAATAAAAAAGAAGTGGCAGAAAAAACACAGCGTATTACAGGTTGCGAAGCAGTTGTAAGGTCTTTAATAGCCGAAGGTGTTGATATTCTTTACGGATATCCTGGAGGTGCTATTATGCCCGTTTACGACGAATTGTATAAATTTCAAGATCAAATTCATCACGTCTTAACGCGTCATGAACAAGGTGCAGCGCATGCTGCTCAAGGTTTTGCAAGAATTTCTGGCCGCGTTGGTGTCGCACTAGCGACCTCTGGTCCTGGAGCCACCAATTTAATTACTGGAATTGCCGATGCACAAATCGATTCGACCCCTGTGGTATGTATTACTGGTCAGGTAGCGTCGCATTTGCTTGGTAGTGATGCTTTTCAAGAAACCGATATCGTTGGGATTTCTACGCCAGTTACAAAATGGAACTGTCAGGTTACAAAAGCAGAAGACATTCCTGCAGCTATCGCTAAAGCCTTTTATATCGCTAAAAGCGGAAGACCAGGGCCTGTTTTAGTCGATATTACCAAAGACGCGCAGTTTGGAGAATTAGACTTTAAATATGAAAAATGCAAAGGGGTAAGAAGTTATTTACCTGTTCCAAAAACCAGTCAGGATGCTGTTAACGCTGCCGCGGAATTAATTAATGCTGCGAAAAAACCCATGATTGTTTGGGGACAAGGCGTGATTTTAGGTGAAGCTGAAGCGGAGCTTAAAGCGGTTGTTGAAAAAGCTGGAATTCCATCGGCTTGGACTATTTTAGGGGCTTCGGCTCTAGAATCGTCACACCCATTAAACGTTGGTATGGTTGGTATGCACGGTAACTACGGGCCCAATAAATTAACCAATGAGTGTGATGTACTTATCGCTATTGGAATGCGTTTCGACGATCGTGTTACAGGCGATTTAAACACCTATGCAAAACAAGCTAAAGTGATTCATTTTGATATTGATCCAGCAGAGATTAATAAAAATGTACAATCTGATGTAGCTGTTCTAGGGAATTCTAAAGAGAGTTTAGCCATGTTGTTTGATGCTTTAAATGAAAATTCTCATGAGGCTTGGTTACAGGAATTTAGAGACTTATATCAAGTGGAGTTTGATAGTGTTATTAATAAAGACCTAAACCCTACCAAACAAGGCTTAACCATGGGGGAGGTTATTAAGCAAATTAATATACAGACTGAAGGTCATGCTGCTATTGTAACCGATGTGGGACAGCATCAAATGATTGCTTGTCGTTATGCCGATTTTAAGATGTCTAAAAGTAACATCACTTCGGGCGGATTAGGAACTATGGGCTTTGCGCTTCCGGCAGCTATTGGTGCTAAAATGGCAGCTCCAGATCGAGAGGTTGTAGCTGTTATTGGTGATGGTGGTTTCCAAATGAATATCCAAGAATTAGGGACTATTTTTCAGCAAAAAGTACCTGTGAAAATCGTGGTTTTAAACAATGAATTTTTAGGTATGGTTCGCCAATGGCAACAGTTGTTTTTCGATAAACGTTATGCGTCTACCGAAATGACTAATCCAGACTTTGTAACGATTGCTAAAGGCTATCAAATAGAAGGAAAACGCGTTTCAAACCGTAAGGATATGGAAGCCGCTGTTAAGGAGATGATTGCTTCAGAAAACTCATATTTCTTAGAAGTTTGTGTGGAAAAGGAAGATAATGTGTTTCCTATGATTCCTTCGGGAGCATCGGTTTCAGATGTACGATTAAGTTAATAAAAAAGCATGTAAATCAGAAGAAAAAGATGAAACTGGCCAGTGTGTTCTTC
This genomic interval from Tamlana carrageenivorans contains the following:
- a CDS encoding peptidoglycan-binding domain-containing protein; the protein is MYHFHPIAFVEQMKMMVGKVYKKGDKGSEKGKILQEINIRLAGFGGNVPDEDFTERTEKTVIQFQKDYMKIAPTGIVDNETIIAIDEFSEKWLENIITYKCLCHTPSSKVSLNNRCTGYGKGGKNEHPGMHRSLLWSISALKFYLSEQKKYAYSNTSAGYRCWAHNNSIPRKSTNHMGKAVDIQYYENGNKIRSKKLSNLVPLKEIRDKFYINHLNSVEGWAGRKNNFRLEPIGLGKDQSYSWIHMDVTKYEQKYLTDKFFVKKQSLIKGKPLNEL
- the ilvB gene encoding biosynthetic-type acetolactate synthase large subunit, which codes for METQTLNKKEVAEKTQRITGCEAVVRSLIAEGVDILYGYPGGAIMPVYDELYKFQDQIHHVLTRHEQGAAHAAQGFARISGRVGVALATSGPGATNLITGIADAQIDSTPVVCITGQVASHLLGSDAFQETDIVGISTPVTKWNCQVTKAEDIPAAIAKAFYIAKSGRPGPVLVDITKDAQFGELDFKYEKCKGVRSYLPVPKTSQDAVNAAAELINAAKKPMIVWGQGVILGEAEAELKAVVEKAGIPSAWTILGASALESSHPLNVGMVGMHGNYGPNKLTNECDVLIAIGMRFDDRVTGDLNTYAKQAKVIHFDIDPAEINKNVQSDVAVLGNSKESLAMLFDALNENSHEAWLQEFRDLYQVEFDSVINKDLNPTKQGLTMGEVIKQINIQTEGHAAIVTDVGQHQMIACRYADFKMSKSNITSGGLGTMGFALPAAIGAKMAAPDREVVAVIGDGGFQMNIQELGTIFQQKVPVKIVVLNNEFLGMVRQWQQLFFDKRYASTEMTNPDFVTIAKGYQIEGKRVSNRKDMEAAVKEMIASENSYFLEVCVEKEDNVFPMIPSGASVSDVRLS
- a CDS encoding M23 family metallopeptidase, whose amino-acid sequence is MKVDYPILPEYANDATETDKSKTIERYFGHYNRAGFFPLGVHNTWHGGIHLEGIGTKVRAIADGRIIAYRIPEDYTLEKYSTDAKYSNGFILIQHDFETPEKVKLRFYSLYMHLQPKIEMEASEAGENIPDLYAKYVVKTKLNSREMGLKVREYSPEILEKQKKETHFFSKGTKLKMEYDICLPEEHWMCGNPSYVFCSYNNKVFCVYKGYLTEEVDGYVKIDHYKANEVNVFGEDDHMGTMMFDAIEGRYLSMACKNTELEIETTKNKAWYKIKGTEQYVLAQDCSKIIKKIKDDVVFNKVENVDVPIKAGQIIGALGAYESDFRKSYKTLHLEVFTDDENLKDFINNTKDKSKIAFEVNKGKKLQQGKPCDFLKANTKVKIFKSDGDYTQIGFEDETTVVPYAVLNDKNKKTKTYVNGVKVRNNVYTIKEADFDEINLKLNHVLPDKKAEVYYINKTGADNVNRTIGYGMKYSGKKFWVKSEELTGGINNWKDLSTPINMVFENKPSDHSETVEVLKTSKVRKTAEAKDSQGVLWWHVKTKQESGWVKKSELTEKNPYNWSDFGWKILDNTGDQYFYMFGEFVEKSSPHAFVEDIWKQADTNGDRVLSNFELQQVMQNKDHLEAISKLVCKHESEWNMRAKLEKFETELQALFEKGINEAEGTDTEGNDLKQKLETQRDQKIEVLKDKIESLCFWDEIKTGDLTPKEERKQQYIVAHRKHSPSFRITDELNSEEQNLANDFEQLEEQLVKRQFPKDSNVYHFHPIAFVEQMKVIVGKEDIDLSDPDKWMSQFDNPVNPSQACYRTSVIVVGRFGATSGGLGVKLEKRYENGTNQWSNVIQAVVQMPDGVLKNTEYTEEAIKYLDHELEGGRPIVIGVDREANKTYNKDNTTEHFIVITGRKSDENGLYYRFFEVGTLAQNKEIKGVNPNNRLYLQDNFRLVGNKPVSNKKYTLTQVRKNKI
- the ilvD gene encoding dihydroxy-acid dehydratase, whose product is MKELNKHSRRLTQDQSQPASQAMLYAVGLTDEDMSKAQVGIASTGYDGNPCNMHLNGLKDEVKVECNIAGLVGLGFNTIGVSDGISMGTSGMNYSLASRDIIADSIETVMNAQSYDALISVVGCDKNMPGAVIAMLRLNRPSIMMYGGTIASGKYKGRKLNIVSAFEALGQKVAGEIDEEEYREIIKSAIPGAGACGGMYTANTMASAIECMGFALPYNSSIPAENPNKLSESERTARAIKNLLELDLKPLDIISKKSIENAIALVNALGGSTNAVLHFLAIAHAADIDFTLEDFQRVSDRTPLIADLKPSGKYLMEDVHGIGGTPAVMKYLLDNGYLYGDCMTVTGKTLAENLKDVEPLTFEDDQDVIFPKDKALKSSGNLQILYGNLAEEGAVAKISGNEGLLFEGKAVVYDGEQAANTGISNGEVAKGDVVVIRYVGPKGGPGMPEMLKPTSLIMGAGLGKSVALITDGRFSGGTHGFVVGHITPEAQTGGAIGLIKTGDTIRISAEDNSINVLISEEELAQRKAAWVQPELKHKKGILYKYAKSVASASKGCVTDA
- the metK gene encoding methionine adenosyltransferase, encoding MAYLFTSESVSEGHPDKVADQISDALIDNFLAFDTDSKVACETLVTTGQVVLAGEVKSTTYLDVQKIARDTINKIGYTKGEYMFDGNSCGVLSAIHEQSEDINQGVDRGSKEEQGAGDQGMMFGYATNETENFMPLALDLSHLILRELADLRRENNEITYLRPDSKSQVTIEYDDDNIPQRIEAIVVSTQHDDFADDETMLAKIRKDIVEILIPRVISKLPEAIQKLFNDDIKYHINPTGKFVIGGPHGDTGLTGRKIIVDTYGGKGAHGGGAFSGKDPSKVDRSAAYATRHIAKNLVAAGVADEVLVQVSYAIGVVEPMGIFIDTYGTCPFNMTDGEIAEKVSQIFDMRPFAIEERLKLRAPIYSETAAYGHMGRKNETVTKTFTQPQGDSVTLDVELFTWEKLDYVDQVKAAFGL